One Actinomadura viridis genomic region harbors:
- the ilvC gene encoding ketol-acid reductoisomerase, with protein sequence MFYDNDADLSIIQGRHVAVIGYGSQGHAHALSLRDSGVDVRIGLPEGSKSRAKAEAEGLRVLTPAEAAEEADLIMILAPDHLQRGIYEKDIKPALVEGDALFFGHGLNIRYGLIDPPEGVDVCMVAPKGPGHLVRRQFTAGRGVPVIVAVEKDPTGGAWPLALSYAKAIGGLRAGGIKTTFTEETETDLFGEQVVLCGGLSELIKTGFEVLIEAGYQPEVAYFECLHEVKLIVDLMYEGGISKMYWSVSDTAEYGGYSRGGRVVTSDTKAEMKRILSEIQSGEFAKELVAEFEGGQAQFAKYRQELAAHPIEETGAKLRPMMSWLND encoded by the coding sequence ATGTTCTACGACAACGACGCGGACCTGAGCATCATCCAGGGCCGGCACGTCGCCGTCATCGGGTACGGCAGCCAGGGGCACGCGCACGCGCTCTCCCTGCGCGACTCGGGCGTCGACGTCCGCATCGGCCTGCCCGAGGGGTCCAAGTCCCGGGCCAAGGCCGAGGCCGAGGGGCTGCGGGTGCTGACCCCGGCCGAGGCCGCCGAGGAGGCCGACCTGATCATGATCCTGGCGCCGGACCACCTCCAGCGCGGGATCTACGAGAAGGACATCAAGCCCGCCCTGGTCGAGGGCGACGCGCTGTTCTTCGGGCACGGCCTCAACATCCGCTACGGCCTGATCGACCCGCCGGAGGGCGTGGACGTCTGCATGGTCGCGCCCAAGGGCCCGGGCCACCTGGTCCGCCGCCAGTTCACCGCGGGCCGCGGCGTGCCGGTGATCGTGGCCGTCGAGAAGGACCCGACCGGCGGCGCCTGGCCGCTGGCGCTGTCGTACGCCAAGGCCATCGGCGGGCTGCGCGCGGGCGGCATCAAGACCACCTTCACCGAGGAGACCGAGACCGACCTGTTCGGCGAGCAGGTCGTGCTGTGCGGCGGCCTCTCCGAGCTGATCAAGACCGGGTTCGAGGTGCTGATCGAGGCCGGCTACCAGCCCGAGGTGGCCTACTTCGAGTGCCTGCACGAGGTGAAGCTGATCGTCGACCTGATGTACGAGGGCGGCATCTCCAAGATGTACTGGTCGGTGTCCGACACCGCCGAGTACGGCGGCTACAGCCGCGGCGGCCGGGTGGTCACCTCCGACACCAAGGCAGAGATGAAGCGGATCCTGTCGGAGATCCAGTCCGGCGAGTTCGCCAAGGAGCTGGTGGCCGAGTTCGAGGGCGGGCAGGCCCAGTTCGCCAAGTACCGCCAGGAGCTGGCCGCGCACCCGATCGAGGAGACCGGCGCCAAGCTGCGTCCGATGATGAGCTGGCTCAACGACTGA
- a CDS encoding DUF2079 domain-containing protein, whose product MLVASWHVAEAAEMVRAAAREPALGRARRTPRHGLPLALAVALTAAVYAASSLLRLRDFRAGTYDLVIFDQAVRSYSRLGAPVAMVKGVHNGFGPDFSVLGDHFSPLLAVLAPLYRIHDGPGTLLVAQAVLFALAIVPVWRYAARRLGAPSAHLVAAAYAMSWPIAEALAFDFHEVAFVPLLSALMVERHDAGRRGQAALAASALLLVKEDMGLLVAGFGFVLLTMKGERRSGLVHIAAGLAAAWLSSRVLIAAFGGDNDYYWAYGSLGEDMPHAVLHVLTQPWAVPAVLASPPVKLLTIALLVLPLLLLPLRSPLTLAVLPLLAERMLADRFPNWWEPRYHYNAFLIALLVMAAADGVHRLREREPSGEARTPRPFRAGPFTQPLTRPLTRPLTRPLTRPFVRAIRAVPARFRPHLPAAAITTATVVTLPFFAFADLADPNLYRHDARARAAAQAVARIPDGALVETPNRLGPALSARTRVLLWDREPRHAPWVIADTAMRTFPFRDVGEQRRRVGELVAGGYRPVFQRAGYIVLTRESPTRP is encoded by the coding sequence GTGCTGGTAGCGTCTTGGCACGTGGCGGAGGCGGCGGAGATGGTACGTGCTGCGGCTCGGGAACCCGCCCTCGGGCGGGCGCGCCGGACTCCCCGGCACGGCCTGCCGCTGGCCCTCGCGGTGGCGCTCACGGCCGCGGTCTACGCGGCGTCCTCGCTGCTGCGGCTGCGCGACTTCCGCGCCGGCACCTACGATCTGGTGATCTTCGACCAGGCGGTCCGCTCCTACAGCCGGCTCGGCGCCCCGGTGGCGATGGTCAAGGGCGTGCACAACGGCTTCGGGCCGGACTTCTCGGTCCTGGGCGACCACTTCTCGCCGCTGCTGGCGGTGCTGGCGCCGCTGTACCGGATCCACGACGGGCCCGGGACACTGCTGGTCGCGCAGGCCGTGCTGTTCGCCCTGGCGATCGTGCCCGTCTGGCGGTACGCGGCGCGGCGCCTCGGCGCCCCCTCGGCCCACCTCGTCGCGGCCGCGTACGCGATGTCGTGGCCGATCGCCGAGGCGCTGGCGTTCGACTTCCACGAGGTGGCCTTCGTCCCGCTCCTGTCGGCGCTGATGGTCGAGCGCCACGACGCCGGCCGGCGCGGCCAGGCGGCCCTGGCCGCGTCCGCGCTGCTCCTGGTCAAGGAGGACATGGGCCTGCTGGTGGCGGGGTTCGGGTTCGTCCTGCTCACCATGAAGGGCGAACGCCGCTCGGGTCTGGTCCACATCGCCGCGGGGCTGGCGGCCGCCTGGCTGTCGTCCCGGGTCCTGATCGCGGCGTTCGGCGGCGACAACGACTACTACTGGGCGTACGGCTCGCTGGGCGAGGACATGCCGCACGCCGTCCTGCACGTGCTGACCCAGCCCTGGGCCGTGCCCGCGGTGCTCGCCTCGCCGCCGGTGAAACTTCTCACCATCGCGCTCCTCGTGCTGCCTCTGCTGCTGCTCCCGCTCCGGTCGCCGCTCACCCTCGCGGTGCTCCCGCTGCTGGCCGAGCGGATGCTGGCCGACCGCTTCCCGAACTGGTGGGAGCCCCGGTACCACTACAACGCGTTCCTGATCGCCCTCCTGGTCATGGCGGCGGCGGACGGCGTCCACCGGCTGCGCGAGCGGGAGCCGTCCGGCGAGGCGCGGACGCCGCGGCCGTTCCGCGCGGGCCCGTTCACGCAGCCGCTCACGCGGCCGCTCACGCGGCCGCTCACGCGGCCGCTCACGCGGCCGTTCGTGCGGGCGATCCGGGCGGTGCCCGCGCGGTTCCGGCCCCACCTGCCGGCTGCGGCGATCACCACGGCCACCGTGGTGACGCTGCCGTTCTTCGCCTTCGCCGACCTGGCCGACCCGAACCTCTACCGGCACGACGCGCGGGCGCGGGCCGCCGCCCAGGCCGTCGCCCGCATCCCGGACGGGGCGCTGGTGGAGACGCCCAACCGCCTCGGCCCCGCGCTCTCCGCGCGCACCCGCGTGCTGCTGTGGGACAGAGAGCCGCGCCACGCGCCCTGGGTGATCGCCGACACCGCCATGCGCACCTTCCCGTTCCGGGACGTCGGGGAACAGCGGCGCCGGGTCGGCGAACTCGTCGCCGGGGGATACCGCCCCGTCTTCCAGCGCGCCGGCTACATCGTCCTCACCCGGGAATCCCCGACCCGACCGTGA
- the serA gene encoding phosphoglycerate dehydrogenase has protein sequence MSKPVVLVAEELSPAGIAVLESDFEVRQVDGADRAALLPAVADVDALIVRSATKVTAEVFQHAKRLRVVARAGVGLDNVDVEAATKAGVMVVNAPTSNIVTAAEHAIALLLATARNVPQGHAALKQGEWKRSRYTGVELQGKTVGVLGLGRIGVLVAQRLASFDMNVIAFDPYVQAARAAQLGVKLVTLDELLAESDFITVHLPKTPETLGLIGDRELQRVKPEVRIVNAARGGIVDEEALDLALKDGRVAGAGIDVFSTEPCTDSPLFHHDNVVVTPHLGASTHEAQEKAGTQVARSVKLALSGEFVPDAVNVQGGAVAEDVKPGLPLAEKLGRIFTALAGGVPVRLDVVVRGEIAEHDVKVLELAALKGVFVDVIEEAVTFVNAPLLARDRGVEVTLTTSEDSPDWRNVVQVRGTMADGEVVSVSGTLTGPKHIERIIEINGYQMELTPTDHMAFFAYVDRPGIVGVVGRLLGDAGVNIAGMQVGRDAKGGRALIALTVDSAIPAQLADVIATEIGADTGRRVDLEG, from the coding sequence TTGAGCAAGCCTGTCGTCCTCGTCGCAGAAGAACTCTCACCGGCCGGCATCGCGGTCCTCGAATCCGACTTCGAGGTCCGGCAGGTCGACGGCGCAGACCGCGCGGCGCTGCTCCCCGCGGTGGCCGACGTCGACGCGCTGATCGTGCGCAGCGCCACCAAGGTCACCGCCGAGGTGTTCCAGCACGCCAAGCGGCTGCGCGTGGTCGCGCGGGCCGGTGTCGGGCTCGACAACGTCGACGTCGAGGCCGCCACCAAGGCCGGCGTCATGGTCGTGAACGCGCCGACCTCCAACATCGTCACCGCCGCCGAGCACGCGATCGCGCTGCTGCTGGCCACCGCCCGCAACGTGCCGCAGGGGCACGCCGCGCTCAAGCAGGGCGAGTGGAAGCGCTCCAGGTACACCGGCGTCGAGCTGCAGGGCAAGACCGTCGGCGTGCTGGGCCTGGGCCGCATCGGCGTGCTGGTCGCGCAGCGCCTGGCCTCCTTCGACATGAACGTCATCGCGTTCGACCCCTACGTGCAGGCCGCCCGCGCCGCCCAGCTCGGCGTGAAACTGGTCACGCTGGACGAGCTGCTCGCCGAGAGCGACTTCATCACCGTCCACCTGCCCAAGACGCCCGAGACCCTGGGGCTCATCGGCGACCGGGAGCTGCAGCGGGTCAAGCCCGAGGTGCGCATCGTCAACGCGGCCCGCGGCGGCATCGTCGACGAGGAGGCGCTCGACCTGGCGCTCAAGGACGGCCGGGTGGCCGGCGCCGGCATCGACGTGTTCAGCACCGAGCCGTGCACCGACAGCCCGCTCTTCCACCACGACAACGTCGTGGTCACCCCGCACCTGGGGGCCAGCACCCACGAGGCGCAGGAGAAGGCCGGCACCCAGGTCGCCCGCTCGGTCAAGCTCGCCCTGTCCGGCGAGTTCGTGCCGGACGCGGTCAACGTCCAGGGCGGCGCGGTCGCCGAGGACGTCAAGCCGGGCCTGCCGCTGGCCGAGAAGCTGGGCCGCATCTTCACCGCGCTGGCCGGCGGCGTGCCGGTCCGGCTCGACGTGGTCGTGCGCGGCGAGATCGCCGAGCACGACGTCAAGGTGCTGGAGCTGGCCGCGCTCAAGGGCGTGTTCGTGGACGTCATCGAGGAGGCGGTGACCTTCGTCAACGCCCCGCTGCTGGCCCGCGACCGCGGTGTGGAGGTCACCCTCACCACCAGCGAGGACAGCCCCGACTGGCGCAACGTGGTGCAGGTCCGCGGCACGATGGCCGACGGTGAGGTGGTGTCGGTCTCCGGCACCCTGACCGGCCCCAAGCACATCGAGCGGATCATCGAGATCAACGGCTACCAGATGGAGCTGACGCCCACCGACCACATGGCGTTCTTCGCCTACGTCGACCGGCCCGGCATCGTCGGCGTGGTCGGCCGGCTGCTCGGCGACGCGGGCGTCAACATCGCCGGCATGCAGGTCGGCCGTGACGCCAAGGGCGGCCGGGCGCTGATCGCGCTGACCGTCGACTCCGCGATCCCGGCCCAGCTGGCCGACGTGATCGCGACCGAGATCGGCGCCGACACCGGCCGCCGGGTCGACCTGGAGGGCTGA
- a CDS encoding (2Fe-2S)-binding protein has product MTAGIAARRAGAGEVVPALAAAAALGPYFEIVTDPAEQADPTWRRLPERDTGRLAGLVDAYAARLGTGERRVAASILFQGLAARLWSPVIVAAAHGVVPDLSGLHWRWAPGAPIALWLDAPSGWLPPPAPGRAAGPPRDIGTPHPPGASGASGPVDPVGLAGLVHREVVEHQLRPLRETLLGIVRLADALLWGNAASALAGTLRSAALDRGLAAPVRSVVGELMIREPLAGTGSFGREGFVRRSCCLYYRVPPGGEMCGDCALLRR; this is encoded by the coding sequence ATGACGGCGGGAATCGCGGCACGGCGGGCCGGTGCCGGAGAGGTGGTCCCGGCGCTCGCCGCGGCCGCGGCGCTGGGGCCCTACTTCGAGATCGTCACCGATCCGGCCGAGCAGGCCGATCCGACCTGGCGGCGGCTGCCCGAGCGCGACACCGGCCGGCTGGCCGGCCTGGTGGACGCGTACGCCGCCCGGCTCGGGACCGGCGAGCGGCGCGTCGCGGCGTCCATCCTCTTCCAGGGGCTGGCCGCGCGGCTGTGGTCGCCCGTCATCGTGGCCGCCGCCCACGGCGTCGTCCCCGACCTGTCCGGCCTGCACTGGCGCTGGGCGCCCGGCGCGCCGATCGCGCTCTGGCTGGACGCCCCCTCCGGCTGGCTCCCGCCCCCCGCACCCGGCCGGGCGGCCGGACCGCCCCGGGACATCGGGACGCCCCACCCGCCCGGCGCTTCCGGCGCGTCCGGCCCGGTCGATCCGGTCGGGCTGGCCGGGCTGGTTCACCGCGAGGTCGTCGAGCACCAGTTGCGCCCGCTGCGCGAGACCCTGCTCGGCATCGTCCGGCTGGCCGACGCCCTGCTCTGGGGCAACGCCGCCTCGGCCCTGGCCGGGACCCTGCGCTCCGCCGCGCTGGACCGCGGCCTGGCCGCGCCGGTGCGTTCCGTCGTCGGCGAGCTGATGATCCGCGAGCCGCTCGCCGGCACGGGATCGTTCGGCCGGGAGGGCTTCGTGCGGCGCAGCTGCTGCCTTTACTACCGGGTGCCGCCCGGGGGCGAGATGTGCGGCGACTGTGCACTTCTACGCAGATAG
- a CDS encoding LppU/SCO3897 family protein, producing MPGQPGPPARKSGGSLWGGLAVLLVLALLVGGGGYWIWSSGKDHIDKVAAGDCLRESAGDQDSPYRIVACDDPAAAYKALKLMPLSKGCRDVAGVSRQVGNDANTVCLGEKDVDPAKAVNVAKVGDCLSLGGSDAQRVACSSPQARYKVLLRRTNVLEMNARRTCSSVPGAVSSYTWNMQSKGKFGNLSRMNVDVLLCLGRK from the coding sequence ATGCCAGGTCAGCCGGGGCCGCCCGCCCGCAAGTCGGGCGGCAGCCTGTGGGGCGGCCTCGCCGTCCTGCTGGTGCTGGCCCTCCTGGTCGGCGGCGGCGGGTACTGGATCTGGTCGTCGGGCAAGGACCACATCGACAAGGTGGCGGCCGGTGACTGCCTGCGCGAGTCGGCCGGAGACCAGGACTCGCCCTACCGCATCGTCGCCTGCGACGACCCCGCGGCGGCGTACAAGGCGCTCAAGCTCATGCCGCTCTCCAAGGGCTGCCGCGACGTCGCCGGCGTGTCACGGCAGGTGGGCAACGACGCGAACACGGTGTGCCTGGGGGAGAAGGACGTCGATCCGGCCAAGGCGGTGAACGTGGCCAAGGTGGGCGACTGCCTCAGCCTCGGCGGGTCCGACGCGCAACGCGTCGCCTGCTCCTCCCCGCAGGCGCGGTACAAGGTGCTCCTGCGGCGTACCAACGTCCTGGAGATGAACGCGAGGAGGACCTGCTCCAGCGTGCCGGGCGCGGTCAGCTCCTACACGTGGAACATGCAGTCGAAGGGCAAGTTCGGCAACCTCTCGCGGATGAACGTCGACGTGCTCCTCTGCCTGGGCAGGAAGTAG
- a CDS encoding CbtA family protein produces the protein MMRSLLVRGMLTGVVAAAAGLLIAWIYGEPQVAEAIAFEEAQAAAGHAAGGHDHGEEAEVVSRTVQSTIGLITAMVFYGVAIGGLFSVAFAFAHGRIGNLGARATSALVALAGFVAIVLVPFLKYPPTPPAVGDPGTIGGRTALYFGMVALGVLATVAAVIVHGRLAPRLGAWNAATVTAVGFAIVVAVVFRLTPRPDAVAEGFPGTVLWDFRIASLGVQVVLWATLGLLFGALTERSFRRRAGSRTGTETGAARTPA, from the coding sequence ATGATGAGATCTCTGCTGGTCCGCGGCATGCTCACCGGCGTGGTCGCGGCGGCGGCCGGGTTGCTGATCGCCTGGATCTACGGCGAGCCGCAGGTGGCCGAGGCGATCGCGTTCGAGGAGGCGCAGGCCGCCGCCGGGCACGCCGCCGGCGGGCACGACCACGGCGAGGAGGCCGAGGTGGTGAGCCGTACCGTCCAGAGCACCATCGGGCTGATCACCGCCATGGTGTTCTACGGGGTGGCGATCGGGGGCCTGTTCTCGGTCGCGTTCGCGTTCGCCCACGGGCGGATCGGGAACCTGGGCGCCCGCGCGACCTCCGCCCTGGTGGCCCTGGCCGGGTTCGTGGCGATCGTGCTGGTGCCGTTCCTGAAGTACCCGCCCACGCCCCCGGCGGTCGGCGACCCCGGCACCATCGGGGGACGCACGGCGCTGTACTTCGGCATGGTCGCGCTCGGCGTGCTGGCCACGGTCGCCGCCGTGATCGTGCACGGCCGGCTGGCCCCGCGGCTGGGGGCGTGGAACGCGGCGACCGTCACGGCGGTGGGGTTCGCGATCGTGGTCGCGGTCGTCTTCCGCCTCACGCCGCGGCCCGACGCCGTCGCCGAGGGCTTCCCCGGCACGGTCCTGTGGGACTTCCGGATCGCCTCGCTGGGCGTCCAGGTCGTGCTGTGGGCCACCCTGGGCCTGCTCTTCGGCGCCCTCACCGAACGCTCCTTCCGGCGGCGCGCGGGGTCCCGTACGGGCACGGAGACCGGAGCGGCCCGGACACCGGCCTGA
- a CDS encoding CbtB domain-containing protein — protein sequence MAQPAVPPSQAARPRPAAVPLRVPVRDILPWAVLALVLGAALLYFVGAEQGATSLFAGTWVHEFTHDGRHLLGFPCH from the coding sequence ATGGCCCAGCCCGCCGTTCCCCCGTCGCAGGCCGCCCGGCCGCGCCCCGCCGCCGTCCCGCTCCGCGTCCCCGTCCGCGACATCCTTCCCTGGGCGGTGCTCGCGCTCGTCCTGGGCGCGGCGCTCCTGTACTTCGTCGGCGCCGAGCAGGGCGCCACCTCCCTCTTCGCCGGTACGTGGGTGCACGAGTTCACCCATGACGGGCGGCATCTGCTCGGCTTCCCCTGCCACTGA
- a CDS encoding 3-isopropylmalate dehydrogenase produces MASRSIHLAVIPGDGIGPEVVAEGLKVLDAVAPASGLSFERTSYDLGAARWHRTGETLPDSVLEELRGQDAILLGAVGDPGVPSGVLERGLLLRARFELDHYVNLRPVKLFPGVSTPLAGVDTGDIDMVVVREGTEGPYAGVGGVLRKGTPHEVATQESVNTAYGVERVVRYAFEQAAARPRRKLTLVHKDNVLTFAGDLYQRVLKRVGEEYPQVTTDYCHVDAATMFFVNQPGRFDVVVTDNLFGDIITDIGAAIAGGIGLAASGNINPDGTAPSMFEPVHGSAPDIAGQGKADPTATILSVVMLLDHLGATDAARRVERAVSDDLAERAGQGARTTAQIGDAIAKRVSG; encoded by the coding sequence ATGGCTTCCCGCAGCATTCACCTGGCCGTCATCCCTGGTGACGGGATCGGCCCCGAGGTGGTCGCCGAGGGGCTGAAGGTCCTCGACGCCGTGGCACCGGCCTCGGGCCTGTCGTTCGAGCGGACCTCCTACGACCTCGGCGCCGCCCGCTGGCATCGTACCGGCGAGACCCTGCCGGACTCCGTCCTGGAGGAGCTGCGCGGGCAGGACGCGATCCTGCTCGGCGCGGTCGGCGACCCCGGCGTGCCGAGCGGTGTGCTGGAGCGCGGGCTGCTGCTGCGGGCCCGGTTCGAGCTCGACCACTACGTCAACCTCCGGCCGGTCAAGCTGTTCCCGGGCGTCTCCACCCCGCTGGCCGGGGTGGACACCGGCGACATCGACATGGTCGTGGTCCGGGAGGGCACCGAGGGCCCGTACGCGGGCGTCGGCGGCGTGCTCCGCAAGGGCACCCCGCACGAGGTCGCGACCCAGGAGAGCGTCAACACCGCCTACGGGGTCGAGCGCGTCGTCCGGTACGCCTTCGAGCAGGCCGCGGCGCGTCCCCGCCGCAAGCTGACGCTGGTCCACAAGGACAACGTGCTGACGTTCGCCGGCGACCTCTACCAGCGCGTGCTCAAGCGCGTCGGCGAGGAGTACCCGCAGGTCACCACCGACTATTGCCATGTCGACGCGGCCACGATGTTCTTCGTGAACCAGCCGGGCCGCTTCGACGTCGTCGTCACCGACAACCTGTTCGGCGACATCATCACCGACATCGGCGCCGCGATCGCCGGGGGCATCGGGCTGGCCGCCTCCGGCAACATCAACCCCGACGGCACGGCCCCGTCGATGTTCGAGCCGGTGCACGGCAGCGCCCCCGACATCGCCGGGCAGGGCAAGGCCGACCCGACCGCCACCATCCTGTCGGTGGTCATGCTGCTGGACCACCTGGGCGCCACCGACGCCGCGCGCCGGGTCGAGCGGGCCGTGTCCGACGACCTGGCCGAGCGGGCCGGCCAGGGGGCCCGCACCACCGCCCAGATCGGCGACGCCATCGCCAAGCGAGTATCCGGCTAG
- a CDS encoding branched-chain amino acid aminotransferase codes for MSTLDFEIALSERPTPAAERDRILADPGWGRHFTDHMVLIQYTEGKGWHDARLQPYGPIPMDPASQVLHYSQELFEGLKAYRQADGTIATFRPFSNAARMNRSAARMAMPSIPEQLFVDALELLVRTDQDWVPSTEGYSLYLRPFMFATTRALGVNQPADEYLFVVIASPSGNYYARGIRPVSVWLSQDYTRAAPGGTGEAKTGGNYAASFAGQAQAVENGCDQVVWLDAVERRWVEEVGSMNLVFVYGSGAEARLLTPALTGTMLPGITRDSMLKLAPDLGVPVEEGRISVDQWESGCASGEISEVFGCGTAAVISPVGHVKGPDREFTIGDGEPGEISMRLREELIGIQYGTRPDPYGWVHKIV; via the coding sequence ATGAGCACACTGGACTTCGAGATCGCGCTGAGCGAGCGGCCCACCCCGGCCGCCGAGCGCGACCGCATCCTCGCCGACCCGGGATGGGGGCGGCACTTCACGGACCACATGGTCCTGATCCAGTACACCGAGGGGAAGGGCTGGCACGACGCCCGGCTGCAGCCGTACGGCCCGATCCCGATGGACCCGGCCAGCCAGGTCCTGCACTACTCCCAGGAACTGTTCGAGGGGCTCAAGGCCTACCGCCAGGCCGACGGGACCATCGCCACCTTCCGGCCGTTCTCCAACGCCGCCAGGATGAACCGCTCCGCCGCGCGGATGGCGATGCCCAGCATCCCCGAGCAGCTGTTCGTGGACGCGCTGGAACTGCTGGTCCGCACCGACCAGGACTGGGTGCCCTCCACCGAGGGTTACAGCCTCTACCTGCGGCCCTTCATGTTCGCCACCACGCGCGCGCTCGGCGTGAACCAGCCGGCCGACGAGTACCTCTTCGTCGTCATCGCCTCTCCTTCCGGCAACTACTACGCCCGGGGCATCAGGCCCGTCTCGGTCTGGCTGTCGCAGGACTACACCCGCGCCGCCCCCGGCGGCACCGGTGAGGCCAAGACCGGCGGCAACTACGCCGCCTCCTTCGCCGGCCAGGCCCAGGCCGTCGAGAACGGTTGCGACCAGGTGGTGTGGCTGGACGCGGTCGAGCGCCGCTGGGTCGAGGAGGTCGGGTCGATGAACCTGGTCTTCGTCTACGGGTCGGGCGCCGAGGCCCGGCTGCTCACCCCGGCCCTGACCGGCACCATGCTCCCCGGGATCACCCGCGACTCCATGCTCAAGCTGGCCCCCGACCTGGGCGTCCCGGTGGAGGAGGGCAGGATCAGCGTCGACCAGTGGGAGTCCGGCTGCGCGTCGGGGGAGATCTCCGAGGTGTTCGGCTGCGGCACCGCCGCCGTGATCAGCCCGGTCGGCCACGTCAAGGGCCCCGACCGCGAGTTCACCATCGGCGACGGCGAGCCCGGCGAGATCTCGATGCGGCTGCGCGAGGAGCTGATCGGCATCCAGTACGGGACCCGCCCCGACCCGTACGGCTGGGTGCACAAGATCGTCTGA
- the cimA gene encoding citramalate synthase: MQGDAFHVYDTTLRDGSQQEGLNLSVTDKLVVARHLDDLGVGFIEGGWPGANPKDTEFFRRAQTELDLRHAQLTAFGATRRAGVKAADDPQVAALRDSGAPVVTLVAKSHDRHVELALRTTLEENLAMIRDTVSHLRAEGRRVFLDAEHFFDGYKANRAYALEVVRTAAEAGADVVALCDTNGGMLPDELADVVHEVVSAGARVGIHCHDDSGCAVANSLAAVKAGATHVQGCANGYGERSGNANLFTVIGNLQLKRGMRLVSDGQLAEMTRIAHAVSEVTNVTASSQQPYVGLSAFAHKAGLHASAVKVDPDLYQHIDPAAVGNDMRMLVSSMAGRASVELKGRELGYDLSGEKAKDVVARVKELESTGYTFEAADASFELLLREELTGVRQRHFEVESWRAIVERRPDGSMVSEATVKLHAKGERIIATGEGNGPVHALDNALRVALGRLYPELARLELVDYKVRILEGSHGTGARTRVLIESSDGEREWGTVGVEDNVIAASWQALEEAVTYCLLHAGHEPG; encoded by the coding sequence ATGCAGGGTGACGCCTTCCACGTCTACGACACCACGCTCCGTGACGGTTCGCAGCAGGAGGGGCTCAACCTCTCCGTCACCGACAAGCTCGTCGTCGCGCGGCACCTCGACGACCTCGGCGTGGGATTCATCGAGGGCGGCTGGCCGGGCGCCAACCCCAAGGACACCGAGTTCTTCAGGCGGGCTCAGACCGAGCTCGACCTGAGGCACGCGCAGCTCACCGCGTTCGGCGCGACCCGCCGGGCCGGAGTGAAGGCCGCCGACGACCCCCAGGTGGCCGCCCTGCGCGACTCCGGCGCGCCGGTCGTGACGCTCGTCGCCAAGAGCCACGACCGGCATGTCGAACTGGCCCTCCGCACGACCCTGGAGGAGAACCTCGCGATGATCCGCGACACGGTCTCCCACCTGCGTGCGGAGGGCCGTCGGGTCTTCCTGGACGCCGAGCACTTCTTCGACGGCTACAAGGCCAACCGGGCCTACGCCCTGGAGGTCGTCCGCACCGCCGCCGAGGCCGGCGCCGACGTCGTCGCGCTGTGCGACACCAACGGCGGGATGCTCCCCGACGAACTGGCCGACGTCGTGCACGAGGTCGTCTCGGCCGGCGCCCGGGTCGGCATCCACTGCCACGACGACTCCGGCTGCGCCGTCGCCAACTCGCTGGCCGCCGTGAAGGCGGGCGCCACCCACGTCCAGGGCTGCGCCAACGGGTACGGCGAGCGCAGCGGCAACGCCAACCTCTTCACGGTCATCGGCAACCTCCAGCTCAAGCGGGGGATGCGGCTGGTGAGCGACGGCCAGCTGGCCGAGATGACCCGGATCGCCCACGCCGTCTCCGAGGTCACCAACGTCACGGCCAGCTCGCAGCAGCCGTACGTGGGGCTGTCGGCGTTCGCCCACAAGGCCGGGCTGCACGCCTCGGCGGTCAAGGTGGACCCCGACCTGTACCAGCACATCGACCCCGCCGCCGTCGGCAACGACATGCGGATGCTCGTCTCCAGCATGGCGGGCCGCGCCTCGGTCGAGCTCAAGGGCCGCGAGCTGGGGTACGACCTGTCCGGGGAGAAGGCCAAGGACGTCGTCGCCCGGGTCAAGGAGCTGGAGTCCACCGGCTACACCTTCGAGGCCGCCGACGCCTCGTTCGAGCTGCTCCTGCGCGAGGAGCTGACCGGGGTACGGCAGCGGCACTTCGAGGTCGAGTCCTGGCGGGCCATCGTCGAGCGCCGCCCGGACGGCTCCATGGTCAGCGAGGCCACCGTGAAGCTGCACGCCAAGGGCGAGCGGATCATCGCCACCGGCGAGGGCAACGGCCCGGTCCACGCGCTGGACAACGCCCTGCGGGTGGCGCTGGGCCGGCTCTACCCCGAGCTGGCCCGGCTGGAGCTGGTCGACTACAAGGTGCGGATCCTGGAGGGCAGCCACG